The following proteins are co-located in the Imtechella halotolerans genome:
- a CDS encoding GH92 family glycosyl hydrolase gives MFKKYHLFLLTALFISVSSCRQQSSIIIENQISPVSYVDPFIGTGGHGHTYPGATVPFGMVQVSPVNGTIGWDWCSGYHYSDDVAIGFGHLHLSGTGIGDLSDLLFMPISKTVDLTAQPIQRDSLTYKSTYSHDNEVSKPGFYQVYLKDHKVNVELTASERTAFHKYTFEKEALQSLVIDLGFAINWDKATQTSLKLEDSYTISGYRHSTGWAHNQKVFFVARFNKPIISQQLFSDGRRILPSFVSGEKVSGQFFFDSQENDQLLAKVAVSSVSVENAKENMSDYGTEFPFDLVKERANDRWEKSLQTISVETPVDSLKTIFYSALYHTQLAPVTFSDKNGQFRMENDTIISAEEYTGYSTFSLWDTFRAQHPLLTIIAPERVSDMINSLLAYYEVRNILPVWTLYGNETNTMTGYHSIPVITEAYLKGFSGFDVELAYEAMKTTMLQDERGLNYYKKYGYIPYPLLDESVTITLEYAYNDWCVAQMAKALGKEDDYKLFLNRSKAYQHLFDSNTGFMRGKSEDGKSWNEPFDPKHSNHREHTDYTEGNAWQHSWFVLHDVKNFIELHGGPAPFTNRLEQLFTESSEITGDNISADITGLIGQYAHGNEPSHHIAYLFNHAGQPWRTQYWVREILNSQYNTTPNGLSGNEDCGQMSAWYVFSSIGLYPFNPASGIYEIGSPIFERTTLNVANGKTFVITAKNVSDSNRFIQSARLNGENFNRTTLSHKEIMDGGTLELVMGPEPNTKWGVANK, from the coding sequence ATGTTTAAAAAATACCATTTATTCCTACTTACTGCATTGTTCATTTCTGTATCATCATGCAGGCAGCAGTCATCAATAATTATTGAAAATCAAATTTCTCCAGTAAGCTACGTTGATCCGTTTATAGGTACTGGAGGTCATGGACACACTTATCCAGGAGCTACCGTACCTTTTGGGATGGTTCAAGTGAGTCCTGTCAATGGAACTATTGGTTGGGATTGGTGTTCTGGATATCATTATTCGGATGATGTGGCTATAGGTTTTGGACATTTACATTTAAGTGGTACAGGAATTGGCGACTTGTCAGACCTATTGTTTATGCCTATTTCTAAAACGGTAGATCTCACTGCTCAACCTATTCAAAGAGATTCACTTACGTATAAGTCTACATATAGTCATGACAATGAGGTTTCAAAACCTGGATTTTATCAAGTATACCTGAAAGATCATAAGGTGAATGTCGAACTTACAGCATCCGAACGTACTGCTTTTCATAAGTATACCTTTGAAAAAGAAGCTCTTCAATCATTGGTTATTGATTTGGGGTTTGCCATTAATTGGGATAAGGCAACTCAAACTTCCTTGAAGTTAGAGGACTCGTACACAATTAGTGGTTATAGGCACAGTACAGGCTGGGCTCATAATCAGAAAGTATTTTTTGTGGCTCGTTTTAATAAACCTATTATTTCGCAACAACTTTTTTCAGATGGAAGAAGAATACTTCCTTCGTTTGTTAGTGGAGAGAAAGTTTCGGGGCAGTTCTTTTTTGATTCTCAAGAAAATGATCAGCTGTTAGCTAAGGTCGCAGTTTCATCTGTAAGTGTTGAAAATGCAAAGGAGAATATGTCTGACTATGGAACAGAATTTCCATTTGATCTCGTAAAGGAAAGGGCTAATGATCGATGGGAAAAATCATTACAAACAATTTCAGTAGAAACACCTGTTGATTCCTTGAAAACCATCTTTTATAGTGCTTTGTACCATACTCAATTAGCGCCTGTTACCTTTAGCGATAAAAACGGGCAATTTAGAATGGAAAATGATACTATAATATCCGCGGAGGAGTATACGGGTTATTCTACGTTTTCTTTGTGGGATACTTTTCGTGCTCAACACCCATTACTTACCATAATAGCCCCAGAACGTGTGTCTGATATGATAAATTCTCTTTTGGCTTATTATGAAGTGCGTAATATACTACCTGTTTGGACACTGTATGGAAATGAAACAAATACAATGACTGGGTATCACTCAATTCCTGTGATTACAGAAGCATACTTGAAAGGGTTCTCAGGATTTGATGTTGAATTGGCATATGAGGCAATGAAGACTACTATGTTGCAGGACGAAAGAGGTTTAAATTATTACAAAAAGTACGGCTATATACCTTATCCATTATTAGATGAGTCAGTGACCATTACATTAGAATATGCTTATAATGATTGGTGTGTTGCTCAAATGGCCAAGGCTTTAGGTAAAGAAGATGATTATAAATTATTCCTGAATCGTTCTAAAGCGTATCAACATCTTTTTGATTCTAATACTGGATTTATGAGAGGTAAATCTGAGGATGGTAAATCATGGAATGAACCTTTTGATCCAAAACATTCTAATCATCGAGAACACACTGACTATACAGAAGGAAATGCCTGGCAGCATAGTTGGTTTGTATTGCATGATGTCAAAAATTTTATTGAATTACATGGAGGACCTGCACCGTTTACAAATCGATTAGAACAACTTTTTACAGAAAGTTCAGAAATTACCGGTGATAATATATCTGCGGATATTACAGGGCTCATTGGGCAATACGCTCATGGTAATGAACCAAGTCACCATATTGCATATCTTTTTAATCATGCTGGTCAACCATGGAGAACTCAATATTGGGTAAGAGAGATACTTAATTCTCAGTATAATACAACACCAAATGGACTTAGTGGAAATGAAGATTGTGGGCAAATGTCTGCATGGTATGTATTTAGTTCTATAGGTTTGTATCCCTTTAATCCGGCCTCGGGAATTTATGAAATTGGAAGCCCAATCTTTGAAAGAACCACATTAAACGTTGCAAATGGAAAAACATTTGTAATCACAGCAAAAAATGTTTCTGATAGTAATAGATTTATTCAATCTGCTCGATTAAATGGTGAAAATTTTAATCGAACAACACTTTCTCATAAGGAGATTATGGATGGAGGGACTCTTGAGCTTGTAATGGGGCCAGAACCCAATACTAAATGGGGTGTTGCAAACAAATAG
- a CDS encoding sodium:solute symporter family protein, translating to MNSIDVAIIVLYVIITLAVGVWVSRKASKGLDSYFLGGNSIKWYYLGLSNGSGMFDVSGTAWMVGILFLYGVKSFMFMWMWPIWNQIFVMVFLAVWIRRSNIMTGSEWILTRFGDDRAGRASHLIVAIFAIVASIGFIAYFFEGVGKFMTIIMPWNAALEIGDTLLLTSAQSYALIIILLTTIYTVKGGMFSVVATEVLQYGIMVLAGILIAIYAFMTISDSQLDAIIPNEWKSIFFGSELNGFWNGKLESFNMLIDTQGYKMFGAFIGMTLLKGFFASIAGPTPSYDMQRILSTRNVKDAAYMSGFTNLILFIPRYLLIAGVVVLALVYVAPSLAASSTLSGNDLEIILPQVINNHVPVGIKGLLLAGLLAAFMSTFSAFVNAGPAYIVNDIYKKYFKPTATDTHYVKASHIASFVVVVLGVIMGFFADSINSITLWITSALYGGYVAANFLKWIWWRFNGWGYFWGMLAGLLIATLQFLLDQNKSNITPDMWLYDLAHIPVIYLFPVIFGVSLLGAFLGTWLTPATSMETLKSFYKNVRPWGWWKPVLNSLRIDEPEIRSNTNFLKDMFNCAIGIVWQSSMILLPIYFMVRDYPKSGIALAVFAITSLILKFTWLDSIRKNAI from the coding sequence ATGAATAGTATAGATGTAGCCATTATTGTATTATATGTTATTATAACATTAGCAGTAGGAGTTTGGGTTTCCAGGAAGGCCTCTAAAGGTTTGGATTCTTATTTTTTAGGAGGGAATAGCATAAAATGGTATTATTTAGGCCTCAGCAATGGTTCTGGGATGTTTGATGTTTCAGGTACTGCTTGGATGGTAGGTATACTTTTTCTTTATGGGGTAAAGAGTTTTATGTTTATGTGGATGTGGCCTATTTGGAATCAAATTTTCGTAATGGTCTTTTTGGCTGTTTGGATACGACGTTCTAATATAATGACTGGATCTGAATGGATTTTGACTCGTTTTGGGGATGACAGGGCTGGAAGAGCATCTCATCTTATAGTGGCCATATTTGCCATAGTGGCATCTATTGGTTTTATTGCCTATTTTTTTGAAGGTGTTGGAAAGTTTATGACCATTATTATGCCTTGGAATGCCGCCTTAGAAATTGGGGACACCTTATTGTTGACTAGCGCACAAAGCTACGCTCTTATTATTATACTTTTAACGACTATTTACACAGTTAAGGGGGGCATGTTTTCAGTGGTAGCTACGGAGGTACTTCAGTACGGGATTATGGTTCTTGCAGGAATTTTAATAGCTATTTATGCTTTTATGACTATCAGTGATTCACAGCTAGATGCAATTATTCCTAATGAGTGGAAAAGTATTTTTTTTGGAAGTGAATTAAATGGTTTTTGGAATGGTAAGTTGGAATCGTTCAATATGCTAATTGATACACAAGGATATAAAATGTTTGGTGCTTTTATAGGAATGACCTTGTTAAAGGGATTTTTTGCAAGTATAGCAGGTCCCACTCCTAGTTATGACATGCAACGTATATTGTCAACTAGAAATGTAAAAGATGCGGCATATATGAGTGGATTTACAAATCTTATTTTATTTATACCGCGTTATTTGCTGATTGCTGGGGTTGTTGTTCTTGCTTTGGTGTATGTAGCTCCATCTCTTGCCGCTTCCTCTACTCTCTCTGGAAATGATTTAGAAATCATTCTTCCGCAAGTAATTAATAATCATGTACCTGTTGGCATTAAAGGCTTACTATTGGCAGGTTTGTTAGCAGCTTTTATGTCTACATTCTCTGCATTTGTCAATGCTGGACCTGCCTATATTGTAAATGATATTTATAAAAAATATTTTAAACCAACTGCGACAGACACTCATTATGTAAAGGCGAGTCATATTGCCTCATTTGTGGTAGTTGTATTAGGAGTAATAATGGGTTTCTTTGCTGATTCTATTAACTCCATTACCTTATGGATTACTAGCGCACTCTATGGAGGGTATGTAGCAGCGAATTTTCTAAAATGGATTTGGTGGCGTTTTAATGGATGGGGATATTTTTGGGGAATGCTTGCCGGATTACTCATAGCTACGCTCCAATTCTTATTGGATCAGAATAAATCGAATATTACCCCAGACATGTGGCTGTATGATTTGGCTCATATTCCAGTAATTTATTTGTTTCCAGTGATTTTTGGAGTATCCTTATTAGGTGCGTTTTTGGGAACTTGGTTAACACCTGCAACATCTATGGAAACATTAAAATCATTCTATAAGAATGTGCGTCCCTGGGGATGGTGGAAACCAGTGTTAAATTCCTTAAGAATAGATGAACCAGAAATAAGATCTAATACTAATTTTTTAAAAGATATGTTTAATTGTGCAATTGGGATTGTGTGGCAATCCAGCATGATTTTATTACCAATATATTTTATGGTACGTGACTATCCCAAATCAGGTATAGCGCTTGCAGTATTTGCCATAACTTCTTTAATCTTGAAGTTTACTTGGCTTGATTCAATTAGAAAAAATGCGATTTAA
- a CDS encoding glycoside hydrolase family 130 protein, which produces MLHNHLPWQERPENSTDVMWRYSENPIIERYATPTSNSIFNSAVVPFKDGYAGVFRCDNKAVQMNIHAGFSKNGIDWDINPEPIFMQAGNTEMIQSDYKYDPRVTFIEDRYWVTWCNGYHGPTIGIAYTFDFIEFFQCENAFLPFNRNGVLFPKKINGKYAMLSRPSDNGHTPFGDIYISYSPDMKFWGEHRCVMKVAPFMDSAWQCTKIGAGPVPILTNEGWLLFYHGVINTCNGFRYSVGAAILEENQPDVVKYRTQPYLLAPAEQYELTGDVPNVVFPCAALHSLEEDKLALYYGAADTVTALAFGQISEIINFIKQNSL; this is translated from the coding sequence ATGTTACACAACCATTTGCCATGGCAAGAGCGTCCCGAAAACAGTACTGATGTTATGTGGCGTTATTCAGAAAACCCAATAATTGAGCGTTATGCTACGCCAACTTCTAATAGTATTTTTAACAGTGCTGTAGTTCCGTTTAAGGATGGATATGCAGGAGTATTCCGCTGTGATAATAAAGCCGTGCAAATGAATATTCATGCTGGATTTAGTAAGAATGGAATTGATTGGGACATAAATCCAGAACCCATTTTTATGCAGGCGGGAAATACTGAGATGATTCAGTCTGATTACAAATACGACCCAAGGGTAACTTTTATTGAAGATAGATATTGGGTTACCTGGTGTAATGGATATCATGGACCAACCATTGGGATTGCCTATACTTTTGATTTTATAGAGTTTTTTCAATGTGAAAATGCATTTTTACCCTTCAATCGAAATGGAGTATTGTTTCCGAAGAAGATAAATGGGAAGTACGCAATGTTAAGTAGGCCAAGTGATAACGGTCATACACCATTTGGTGATATTTATATTAGCTATAGTCCAGATATGAAATTTTGGGGAGAACATCGTTGCGTGATGAAAGTAGCCCCTTTTATGGATAGTGCATGGCAATGTACGAAGATTGGTGCAGGTCCTGTGCCAATACTAACCAATGAAGGATGGTTGCTTTTTTATCATGGTGTTATAAATACATGTAATGGATTTAGATACTCAGTTGGTGCCGCTATACTGGAAGAAAATCAACCGGATGTAGTGAAATATCGAACACAGCCGTATTTACTTGCCCCAGCTGAGCAATATGAGTTAACTGGAGATGTGCCAAATGTTGTCTTCCCATGTGCGGCTTTACATTCACTAGAGGAAGATAAATTAGCGCTTTATTATGGTGCCGCAGATACCGTTACTGCTTTGGCATTTGGACAAATTTCAGAGATCATTAACTTTATAAAGCAAAATAGTTTATAA
- a CDS encoding carbohydrate-binding family 9-like protein → MMLKKNSLNVFLMFATLIINGVMAQNSYNIPLKHVAYRTTEPLSIDGKGDEVSWQKAPFTNHFIDIEGKIIPKYDTQAKMLWDETYFYIYAEMEEPHVWGTLKERDTVIFYNNDFEVFIDATGDTHNYYELEVNALNTAWDLFLGKPYREHSPVLDHWDINGLKTAVHINGTLNNSADIDKGWSIEIAIPWNALEEAAGKRGVPVNDFWRVNFSRVNWDFDLDEHGRYSRKKNEEDKYLPEYNWVWSPQGVINMHEPEHWGYVYFSEETADTPVNFEIPKDEHIKWYLYELYRAQKKQQNKTGNGFKNTKSLIGKGKLILGEVIKPKLENHSLGWNLTVLSPFSGKKIIIREDGKCTIQ, encoded by the coding sequence ATGATGCTGAAAAAAAATAGTTTAAATGTGTTTTTAATGTTTGCAACATTGATTATTAATGGAGTAATGGCCCAGAATTCCTATAATATTCCACTTAAACATGTTGCATACCGTACGACTGAACCATTGAGTATAGATGGAAAGGGGGATGAGGTTTCTTGGCAAAAGGCACCTTTTACCAACCATTTTATTGATATAGAAGGTAAAATTATACCTAAATACGATACTCAGGCTAAAATGCTATGGGATGAAACTTATTTCTACATATATGCTGAGATGGAAGAACCGCATGTATGGGGAACACTAAAGGAACGCGATACAGTTATTTTTTATAATAATGATTTTGAGGTGTTTATAGATGCTACAGGTGATACGCATAATTATTATGAACTGGAGGTAAATGCCCTTAATACGGCGTGGGATCTTTTTTTAGGTAAACCTTATAGGGAACACTCTCCTGTTTTAGACCATTGGGATATTAATGGATTAAAGACTGCAGTTCACATTAACGGAACTCTTAATAATTCAGCAGATATTGATAAGGGATGGAGTATTGAAATTGCTATTCCATGGAATGCATTAGAAGAAGCTGCTGGAAAAAGAGGGGTTCCTGTGAATGATTTTTGGAGAGTTAATTTTTCTAGAGTTAATTGGGACTTTGATCTAGATGAACATGGTCGTTATTCCCGTAAGAAGAATGAAGAAGATAAATATCTTCCAGAATACAATTGGGTATGGTCTCCCCAAGGAGTTATTAACATGCATGAACCCGAACATTGGGGATATGTATATTTTTCAGAGGAAACTGCAGATACACCTGTAAATTTTGAAATTCCTAAAGATGAACATATAAAATGGTATTTATATGAGCTATATCGTGCACAGAAAAAACAACAAAATAAAACAGGAAATGGTTTTAAAAATACCAAGTCATTAATAGGAAAAGGAAAATTGATTTTAGGAGAAGTTATTAAGCCTAAATTAGAAAATCACAGTTTGGGATGGAATCTTACAGTGCTGAGCCCATTTTCTGGTAAAAAAATTATTATCCGTGAAGATGGTAAATGTACTATTCAATAA
- a CDS encoding putative glycoside hydrolase, which produces MKKLHFIFLFITILLLSCGGPTTENKIAESKEITGDQGAPFKYWTWITYNPKMTTEQYDELFKKFKGNGMDAVLVNTLTKPSDLELLVPIAQKNGIELHAWLMTMNRPGDEVALQNPDWYAVSREGKSCHDTRPYVDYYQWLCPTRKESRAHILGLVEGLARVEGVASVHLDYIRFSDIFLPIGLLPNYNLKQEEELPEFDFCYCDACVAEFESIHHKNPREFGNPAIDMEWKQFRLNKVKAIVDDAYEIAHKHGKKLTAAVFPYPEMADHMVRQRWDKWNIDVVLPMIYHNFYNEETDWIGYATAQGVKDLEGKNVELHTGVYVPPMSAEEIKEAIELARANGAKGIAFYDGNDLTEAQWKAIKESKK; this is translated from the coding sequence ATGAAAAAATTACATTTTATATTCCTTTTTATTACAATATTATTATTGTCATGCGGTGGACCAACCACTGAAAATAAGATTGCAGAATCTAAAGAAATAACTGGAGATCAAGGAGCTCCATTTAAATATTGGACTTGGATTACTTATAATCCCAAAATGACTACGGAGCAATATGATGAATTGTTTAAAAAATTTAAAGGAAATGGGATGGATGCTGTATTGGTTAATACATTAACCAAACCATCAGATTTGGAATTATTAGTTCCCATTGCTCAAAAGAATGGGATAGAATTACATGCCTGGCTTATGACAATGAACAGACCAGGTGATGAGGTTGCCTTACAAAATCCAGACTGGTACGCCGTTAGCAGAGAGGGAAAATCTTGTCATGACACCCGCCCTTATGTAGATTATTATCAGTGGTTATGCCCAACTCGAAAAGAATCAAGAGCGCATATTTTAGGATTAGTAGAAGGTTTAGCTAGGGTAGAAGGTGTGGCAAGCGTGCATTTAGATTATATCAGATTCTCGGATATCTTTTTACCTATAGGACTATTGCCAAATTATAATCTTAAACAGGAAGAAGAGTTGCCAGAATTTGATTTTTGTTACTGTGATGCATGTGTGGCTGAATTTGAAAGTATTCATCATAAAAATCCGAGAGAATTTGGTAATCCAGCAATAGATATGGAATGGAAACAATTCCGACTGAATAAAGTAAAAGCAATTGTTGATGACGCCTATGAAATAGCCCATAAACATGGTAAAAAGCTTACTGCGGCTGTTTTTCCTTATCCTGAAATGGCAGATCATATGGTTCGCCAGCGTTGGGATAAGTGGAATATTGATGTTGTTTTACCAATGATTTATCATAATTTCTATAATGAAGAAACCGATTGGATTGGCTATGCAACAGCTCAAGGAGTTAAAGATTTAGAAGGTAAAAATGTGGAGTTACACACGGGAGTGTATGTGCCTCCAATGTCAGCAGAAGAAATTAAAGAGGCCATTGAATTAGCCCGAGCCAATGGTGCTAAAGGAATTGCCTTTTATGATGGGAATGATCTTACTGAAGCGCAGTGGAAGGCAATAAAAGAATCTAAGAAATAA
- a CDS encoding GH92 family glycosyl hydrolase — MLRIGYITALMMLLLVSCKKQDQKPIDQIPLRLTQFVNPFIGTDGPGNTYPGATVPFGMVQLSPDIGIPGWDRIAGYFYQDSIITGFSHTHLSGTGAGDLYDILVMPTNSRFSKTIKENNFKPFSYFSHNREGASPGYYHVTLDSYGIEAEVTATERTGIHRYSFPKDSISKVHVDLGYAINWDAPVDTYIKVVDDSTIEGYRFSTGWAKNQRIYFVMKFSRPFSGFEIFENDSIASSPVYGKNTRISLQYTFEEPTELVIKTSLSTASIDGAYATMKVEAPHFNFDSYKEKAELQWDSELSKIKVETSDENQKTIFYSMLYQSMLAPTLLSDVSGNYKAANDSIGHADGFDRYDTFSLWDTFRAAHPLYTILHTQRVPHFIASLLAHYKETGLLPVWSMQGNETNMMIGYHAVPVIVDAYFKGIHMDAELAYQACKASALDSSRQIDLYQKYGYVPTDEHHENWSVSKTVEYAFADWCIAMFAKDMGYMEDYSYFLKRSENWKNHFDQQSTFLRPKDRNGTFVSPFIPKEYTNYYCESNAWHYFWFVPQDIPQLIELTGGEERFSQKLDSMFSYSPTENDKLPLFSTGMIGQYAHGNEPSHHVAYLYNYIGKPSETQKRVRQILETQYRNEPNGHCGNEDCGQMSSWYVLSSLGIYPVNPAQGVYHFGTPLFPKATLNLENKHRFSIIANKLSKENKYIKSIRLNGHPLKRLYITHKEIMAGGVLEFEMDAKPHDEVFKHATLPATLTIY; from the coding sequence ATGCTAAGGATAGGCTACATAACAGCATTGATGATGCTATTATTGGTATCTTGCAAAAAGCAAGATCAAAAGCCTATAGATCAAATTCCCTTGCGATTAACTCAGTTTGTTAATCCTTTTATTGGCACCGATGGTCCTGGTAATACTTATCCCGGGGCAACGGTGCCATTTGGGATGGTGCAGTTAAGTCCTGATATTGGTATTCCTGGTTGGGATCGAATTGCAGGATATTTTTACCAAGATTCCATTATTACTGGTTTTTCTCATACCCATCTTTCTGGTACAGGCGCAGGAGATTTATATGACATTCTGGTAATGCCTACCAATAGTCGTTTCTCTAAAACGATAAAAGAAAATAATTTTAAACCATTTTCCTACTTCAGTCACAATAGAGAAGGGGCCTCTCCTGGATACTATCACGTGACTTTAGATAGTTATGGAATTGAGGCTGAGGTAACAGCCACTGAGCGTACAGGCATTCATCGATATTCTTTTCCCAAAGATTCTATATCTAAAGTTCACGTGGATTTGGGATATGCTATTAATTGGGATGCTCCAGTTGATACCTACATTAAGGTTGTAGATGATTCAACAATAGAGGGCTATCGTTTTTCTACAGGTTGGGCTAAAAATCAACGCATTTATTTTGTAATGAAATTTTCAAGACCATTTTCAGGATTTGAAATTTTTGAAAATGACAGTATTGCTTCTTCCCCAGTTTATGGTAAAAATACACGCATATCTCTTCAATACACATTTGAGGAACCTACTGAATTAGTAATTAAAACTTCTTTGTCTACTGCGAGTATTGATGGAGCTTATGCTACAATGAAAGTTGAAGCCCCTCATTTTAATTTCGATTCATATAAAGAGAAGGCAGAGTTACAGTGGGATTCGGAATTAAGTAAGATAAAGGTTGAAACCTCTGATGAGAATCAGAAGACTATCTTTTATTCCATGTTGTATCAGTCTATGTTAGCACCTACATTGCTCAGTGATGTTAGTGGTAATTATAAGGCTGCTAATGATAGTATCGGTCATGCCGACGGGTTTGATCGCTACGACACATTTTCACTATGGGATACTTTTAGAGCAGCCCATCCCTTATATACAATCCTCCATACACAAAGAGTTCCTCATTTTATAGCGTCTTTATTGGCACATTATAAGGAAACTGGACTATTACCGGTATGGTCTATGCAAGGTAATGAAACTAATATGATGATTGGGTACCATGCCGTCCCAGTTATTGTGGATGCCTATTTTAAAGGAATCCATATGGATGCCGAACTGGCATATCAGGCATGTAAAGCGAGTGCTTTGGATTCTTCCAGACAAATAGATTTATACCAAAAATACGGATACGTACCTACAGATGAACATCATGAAAATTGGTCCGTTTCAAAAACGGTAGAATATGCTTTTGCCGATTGGTGTATAGCAATGTTTGCTAAGGATATGGGGTATATGGAGGACTATTCTTATTTTCTTAAACGTTCAGAGAATTGGAAAAATCATTTCGATCAGCAATCTACTTTTCTTAGACCAAAGGATAGAAATGGCACATTTGTTTCTCCTTTTATTCCTAAGGAATATACCAATTATTATTGCGAAAGTAATGCGTGGCATTACTTCTGGTTTGTCCCACAAGACATTCCTCAACTTATAGAATTAACAGGAGGTGAAGAGCGGTTTTCTCAAAAATTAGACTCTATGTTTAGCTATTCGCCAACAGAGAACGATAAACTTCCTCTTTTTTCAACAGGAATGATAGGTCAATATGCACACGGTAATGAACCTAGTCATCATGTAGCGTATTTGTATAATTATATCGGGAAACCTTCAGAGACTCAGAAAAGAGTTCGACAAATTCTTGAAACACAATATCGAAATGAACCTAATGGTCATTGTGGGAATGAAGATTGTGGACAGATGTCATCATGGTATGTACTTAGTTCTTTGGGAATTTATCCAGTAAACCCAGCCCAAGGAGTTTATCATTTTGGCACTCCATTATTCCCTAAAGCAACTCTAAACCTTGAAAACAAACACCGGTTTTCTATTATTGCTAACAAGCTTTCAAAAGAAAATAAATATATAAAAAGTATTCGGTTGAATGGACATCCATTAAAACGGTTATATATCACTCATAAAGAAATTATGGCAGGTGGTGTATTAGAATTTGAAATGGACGCTAAACCACATGATGAAGTGTTTAAGCATGCCACTCTGCCAGCTACCTTAACAATTTACTAA